atttggtgtttggttttatttaattattatggCCACACTGCATCAAAGATGACAGTTGACAAGTTAACCAGATAAGACATTTTCTGTTGAAAATGGATAGCAAATGATTAGTTTTATGGATAAATATGATAGAATTGAAAGTTCATGGTGACTTCTAGTCCATAAAGTTCTTTTATTATTAAGCGCCAAAATacctatgagattttttttttttttttttagacgaTATTTGATCAATGTCCCTTATTTGATCAcaagagattttaccaattgaattaAGTAGAATTCACACACCCTATAGTAAAATTTAGCAGGCTAAGGACGACAAATACTTGCTAAACAAGGTTGAGAATTGCAATTTACAGCTACAGAAGGGCAATGCTTTGATATTCTGTGTGGAGGAATCGATTAGTATCTTCTTTGACAGCATAGTGTTACATCGATGACAAGCATCACTCCTCAAACTTAAGTCAAAAGAAATTAAGGGATGGCAAGCCTTCAAGTGCTGGCacacaaaacaattttttcccTTAACAAGCTAATGAAGTTGGTCACTACACTAAAAAGATCCTTAGATAGCATACCGTCTGAGCGATTTCTCATCTTTCTTTCAAGGAACCATTGTTAGACCTTCTCAATTCCCATGGTGGTAAGCAGCCTTTCAAGGGTGATTGTAGAAACAATGAAGACGTAGACAATTGCTTTTGCCTCATTGAGATAGAAGACAGGCAACTGAAGGCACTTCGTAGCCTCTTCTTCTCACTATCATACAGTTGGTAACTAGGGTCATGCCTCACAGCAGAGATCTTGAGGGCTTTAGGAAGTATGCAGTTGCATACTGAACCTACCACAAAGTAAATGAAGCTGATTAAATAGAATTACAAAAACATAATGGGTTATCACCTTAGGAAAAGAAAAGGCCAATCTCAAGTAACTAACAACTTAAAGAAGAAGTTGTCCCAGCAGAATATCAAGTAAATTTTAATATAGAGGTTACCATCATGTTGGAAATTCAACAACAGTTAAAGTCACATTGATTTGGAATATGTCCGCAATTCTCAAGGCTTAAATAGCAAAGTCATAGGAGGCTATGATAGCTGGTAAAATCTTTCATTAAGGCTTCTAATTATTATAAAACATAAAAGGTTCTTTTATGACAGTCTATAACCTCTTAATTAGCTTGTGGCAGAACTGCTTAGGGACAAAACATCTAAAAGGggtcaaaataaatttttttacgaATTTCTGTGCAAGCAATATGAGaaatcaatagctatatcaATGTGGTATGTTATGGGAAAAGCGAAGAGTACCTATTTTTGCCAGTCGATTTACCCATTTTGGAATTGATTTTCCAGTCAGCTTGTAACATACATCCTTGCAGAAATGATTGCAGTTCTTGGCAATTAAGTGATATGTATCACCATTATAGCTCGCTGATTGGCGCTCCATGAACTCTCTCACCTGAATAGGGTCCAAGCTTGTAGTCCCAATAAAAATCGACTTCCTGAACTTGAAGCCTGGGCATTGCCGAGGTTCAACCTCAAAAACACCACTTGATGGGTAGTCATGAGCTCCAAATGCATATTCTAAACCATGAACTGTACAGTGTAATTGGGAATATCAGAAAATTTGGATTTCATTTGATAACCAAGAGTGAAGTATAGCTTTTATATGCCACACGCTTTAATACCTAATTGCTACTCTGCTGTTCAATCACAAGTACTGCCCATAATAGATTTGGATCCCTATCTCATTGCATTAAGTGAAGGGCAGTCAAAAACCACCGCATTATGGGAGTGAGAGCTACAACCCAAGATGCATGTTTATTATCAATTATGATACCtcagcttttttcttttcttttctttttttccaccACTCCCTATAATGTTTGactttcataataaaaagagagaatggTTCTACCCATTGGTTTtccaaaggtttttttttttttctttttttcacatcATGTGTCTGAGTGCGTGTGCATGTATGTGTCTCATGTTAATATGAAAATATCTTACTTTCCCATTTTCTGAATTGAGAATGTAtcacttaattaatttaaaacaGCAAGGAGTCAGATCCTCACTCCCTTCCTCTTCCCCCCTCCCAGTCAACAGACCCAGCTATGGAACTCAAATATCCAGCACCCCCTAGATTCTCAAcaaatttatatgttttaacatcttttttctcaTCTGACGACTATAtctcaacaaatttaaaaacagATACTGTCTCATAATGTTTTAATGTAAGAAGCACGTGTAGACTGACAATCTATCCCTCCAATAATAGTACCACTGATTTGACCACAACTAGCATAGACAGATAGCTAGGAGAGAAAAGTAAATAAAGACAGCTAAGCATTGCATCACACTTAATCCAGGAATAATTTCAACTATGATTCATTTTAATTGAAGACACTATAAGTCTGGCAGGtgttaaaattatgcataaaaacaaCTATGCTTACCTTCCACGCCAGAGTGAAAGATACCAAAGCCTGCCCAATAGACATAGCCATTCATGGGAGTCAAGTCGTATACATTGAGATAGACTGGTGTGTTGCCTGGACCATAGCTAGTTGACTTCATCTTAGGAAACACACAAAAACGGGTGGCTGATTTGCTTTTCAAACGAATAGGCATAATGGATTTCCATCCTTTCTTTGATCTAAACTTCATGTTTCCTCAATGGTAAAATAAGAAATTAGTTGACGCCTGTCTCCAACCTGTGGCAAATACAAAAGCATCAattaacaaaaatcaaagaaaaaagaaaacaaaggaaaacatTTAAAGAAAGGGGTAAAGGAGAACAGTTATTGGATATACAAGCTATGATTTACTCTTCTGCAGTTCAACAATTCTAAAACAACTAAATCGTTTTCTTTATACAACTCAAGATAACATGACCTTCTTTCTCATAATTTACATCCATTAAAAAGGTGTTATGGAATAAATCCTACATACTGAAAATATTCTTGTAGgtcatttttcttatttgaagaaaactaatactaaaaatatacatggaaaagaaagaggaagggAACAAcaggtaaaaaaagaaaagaaaaaaagaagtagaagaacCTAACAATGCTTAATTCCAGAAATCAATAGAGGAGTGCAAGCCACTAAAATAATGAGGAAGAGTAGTTAAAGTGTAAAGTTGAATTAGAAGTGAATCTTTGTGCCTTCAAAACTTGATCAGGACAACAAACCAGttgattttgaagattttgCTAGATTTGGAAAGCAACACTCCAAGATTTGGGAttctaaaaaattcaaaagttttACTATGGTGTTAGTCCTCTTCAATAGTTGCTTGATGGACATATTTCTTAAGCCCAGTTTTTATCATTGTTTACCCTTAAAGTTAAGTTATCAACTATCAAATTGGAGCAATATAATCAAAGCATCTTGGCTCCCAGGATTCTGAATCTTTCTCAACTGACCTACTACATCTTAAGACATCCTTTTCAACTTCAGCTTAATTGGTCATTTACAATCTCTAACTGTCAAATTGACATTAATTAAAGGATAACAATACATAATGCCATTTCCAGACTGTCCAAACTTTGATTCTATTTTCAATGTGGGTGTTTAGCTCACAATACCAAGTAAgggtttctttttaattttatatttagagaTGGAACCATTCAAAAGCAATAATATTGTAGTTTAAGCTTCTCTTCAGgagattgaaataaaaaatagaaaatctgtAGACTTATCAACAAATAGCAACTATCAGCATCAAAGAAGTTGACTTTGCTTCTAAAGAATTAGTTACAGATCAGTTTCTTCAAGGACAATCATAACATCCTGAGGGAGAAAAAATGGTAAGTCAATTCAAGACCTAAACAACTTCTCATTCAACTTTGGAGTTGGCAAATAAAATGTTTACAAGTTTAAACCACAACACATATGGCAACAAATTAATTCAATAATGTGTACTTCAAATGAACCCCAACAGTTCAGGAACTTGGCTCATGAGTTTTAGGCAGATGTCATCATGACTAGGAAAGAAACTGATCTCCCATTGCAAAGCATAATGTTACATGATCTGTAATAGCAGATATCTTATCAGAAATTAAAACTTCATATCCATACTActgataatttcattaaaagacCCAATCTTCCTAATGGAAAAGAGAAGATTTGTTCACCAACAATTTATAACATAATTACAACTTCAAGCACAGCTACAGCATTTTCACGGTAAGTGCTGAAATGACCAATTTCATCCTAGTAAACCGGAATTGCAGCattaatttcaaaaagtaaaaggaacatttttattttgtaattcagAAAAAAGGGTTAGCTGTAGAACAGAGAAAGAATTATTCCAGATCTAGTTGactaaattaaacaataaagcaaaaaatataGTAGGAAAAAGCAAAATGTTCAACCTCACCTTCAGAGTTACAGATCAGAGATATAAGAATGAAAATTGCAGATGTTGAAACTCAATAACAAGAAacagaaattttcattttaattacttagaaaacaaaggaaaagatgAGAGAATTTGGCATATTACAACAGCCACTTAC
This DNA window, taken from Quercus robur chromosome 2, dhQueRobu3.1, whole genome shotgun sequence, encodes the following:
- the LOC126712201 gene encoding deSI-like protein At4g17486 isoform X2 translates to MKFRSKKGWKSIMPIRLKSKSATRFCVFPKMKSTSYGPGNTPVYLNVYDLTPMNGYVYWAGFGIFHSGVEVHGLEYAFGAHDYPSSGVFEVEPRQCPGFKFRKSIFIGTTSLDPIQVREFMERQSASYNGDTYHLIAKNCNHFCKDVCYKLTGKSIPKWVNRLAKIVCNCILPKALKISAVRHDPSYQLYDSEKKRLRSAFSCLSSISMRQKQLSTSSLFLQSPLKGCLPPWELRRSNNGSLKER
- the LOC126712201 gene encoding deSI-like protein At4g17486 isoform X1; translation: MKFRSKKGWKSIMPIRLKSKSATRFCVFPKMKSTSYGPGNTPVYLNVYDLTPMNGYVYWAGFGIFHSGVEVHGLEYAFGAHDYPSSGVFEVEPRQCPGFKFRKSIFIGTTSLDPIQVREFMERQSASYNGDTYHLIAKNCNHFCKDVCYKLTGKSIPKWVNRLAKIGSVCNCILPKALKISAVRHDPSYQLYDSEKKRLRSAFSCLSSISMRQKQLSTSSLFLQSPLKGCLPPWELRRSNNGSLKER